CACGGCGCCCGCCTCGTGCTGGCGCTCGAGGTAGCGCTCCGCCTCGGCGAGCGCGCGCAGGCGCGTGCGCAGCATCACCGCCTCCTCGCGCATGCCGCGCTCGCGCCCGATCCCGAACAGCCGCAGGACGAGCGGTGTCGTCGGCGCCTGGACGAGGATCGTCATCAGCACGGCCCCGAACACGAGATCGATCAGCTGCTGCCGGTACTCCCACTCCCGCGTGACGGACAGCGCGAGAACGATCGCGACGCCGCCGCGCAGTCCGCCCCAGCTGAGGATGCTGATCAGCCCCCTGCGCGTGAGGAAATGAACCTTCTCCATGATCGGCAGCGAGATCGAGATGAACAGGGCGCGGGCGATCAGCATCGCCAGCCAGACCACGATCACCGGACCCGCGATCCGGAACAGCCGCCAGGGCGCTGTCTCCAGCCCCACGAGCAGGAAGATGATCGAATTGGCGACGAAGGCGGCGTACTCCCAGAACGAGACGACCGCGACGCGCGTCGAGGCGGACATGCCGTACGTGGCGCCCACGTTGCCCGACAGGATGCCGGCCACGAGGCAGGCGATGATCCCCGAGGCGTGCGCCTGCTCCGCCAGCAGGAACGACCCGAACGCCGAGATCGTCGTCAGCGTGATCTCGATCAGGTGATCATCGATCTTCGATGTGAGCCAGGAAAGGCCGAGACCGAGTGCTCCGCCGATCAGGACCGCCCCGAAAATCTCCCAGGTGAGAAAGCTGAGAATCCAGCCGAAGGTGATCGTCCCGTGGTGGGGGTCGAGGCCGAGCGCGGTCATCACCACGCCGAAGGCGACGATGGCGATGCCGTCGTTGAGCAGGCTCTCCCCTTCCATGATCACCGCCAGGCGCTTCGGCGCCTTGACCTCCCGTAGCATGGCCAACACCCCGACCGGGTCGGTCGCGGCGAGGATCGTCGCCGCCACGAGCAGGAGCTGCCACGGCTGGGTGCTGCCCAGCCCCGAGAGCACGAGCCAGGTCAGGCCGAAGGTCAGCAGCGTCCCCACGGCGACACCGGGCACCGCCAGCATCAACACGGTGCGCCACGTCTCGATGAAGTGACGCAGCTCGAGGTGGAACGCCGCCTCGAACACGAGGGCCGGCAGCAGGATGGTGAACAGGAGCTCCGGCGTCAGGTGCAGCCCCGGATCGAACTCCGGAAAGAAGTGGTCCCTCGCGACGGCGAACGCGAGGCCCACGAAGACGAGCGAGACCGTGTACGGCAACCGGAACCGCCGCGCCGCCATCCCGACGATGCTCGCCAGCAGCAGCGCGGCAACGATCGCGAGTTCGACGCTCATGGCGCGCGAAGGATAACAGATACGGCCGGCGAGGGAAGTCTCCCTGGAGCTCCGGACACACCCGCCACCGCGTGTCGATTCGGCTCTCGACGAGAGGCCCAACCATCTGGTATCGAAAGGGCCTACCGGGGCCCGAGCGGCCGGCGGGTCCCACGTTCCGCCCCGCCGTCACGGCCGCTGCCGGCCGGCCCCACCGGTTGGCGGGAACGGCGGCTGGACCCCGGGGAAAGGGCGAACGGCGTATCTATTGGGGCGGATGTCGGATGCGGCCCGGCGTGCGGTCTCCCCCGGGAGCGGGCCGATGAGTTCAGGAGAGGGCATGGAGCGGTGGGCCTCGAAGCCGCGAGCCGGTAGCGGACGCCGGGCACGCTGCGGCGCGACGCGAAGGGAGTGGCCCCGCCCTTCCCCCGGCGCGCCGCTGGGCGTGGACCTCGCCGCGCGCCCCGGGAGTCGGCCGGACGGGGCACACGAGGACCGGTCGGACTCGAGGCGCCCGTGCTTCGCCGCCCCCGGGGCGCGGGACCGGATGCTCCGGATCTCGGCCGGTTTCGCCGCCCAGCTCCAGGGGACAGGTCCGCCGTTGCCGAACGATGAACGCGCCGCCCCGCTCCGTGGGGAGGTGGGGAGTGCCCCGTCCGAGGGACGCGGGGCGCCGGGACCGAGCAAGGAGTCTCGCCGTGCGATGACCGGCTTCGAGCGCGGTTGACGAAGCGCGACCGATGGTTGACCCGACGCAAGATCGAGACCGCCCGAACTCGGCCTCCGAGCCGACGCAATCCGTCTCTCCCGGATCAGCGATCCCCATCCTTCCGCTCCGCCGGGGCACTCTCTTTGCCGAGCGTTATCGAGTGCTCCGAAAAATCGGCAGCGGCGGAACGGCGGAGGTCCACGAGGTCTTCGATCGTGTTGCCGGGGAGCGGAGAGCGCTCAAGGTGCTGTTCCCGCGGCCGGACGACGACGGCACCGGCCTCGAACGGTTGCGCCGGGAACTGCGCGCGATGCATGCGCTGCGGCATCCGGGGATTCCCCGCGTGTTCGATATCGGCGAGCATGGCGGGTTGATCTACCTCGTCATGGAGCTGCTTCGCGGCGAGTCGCTGCGAGAACGGCTGAAGCAGCGTAACCGCCTGCCGGTGCAAGAAGCTGTCCGGATTCTCGACGGAATCCTCGACGTGCTCGCCGCAGCCCACGCCGAGGGGATCGTGCACCGCGACATCAAGCCCGAGAACGTGTTCCTCGTCCGCGAGCCGTCGGGCGGCGAGCGCGTGGCGGTGCTCGACTTCGGACTTGCCCGGCGTCCGGGCGATCTCCGAATGACCGCGACCGGAACGTTCCTCGGCACTCCGGCCTACGCCTCGCCGGAGCAGGCGCGCGGGGAGGAGCCGACCCCGGCGTCGGACATCTACTCCGCCGGTGTCGTGCTGTGGAGGATGCTCGCAGGATCGACGCCATTCAGGGGTTCGTCGGACGTCGAAACCCTCACCGCGCACGTGCAGCAGCCGCTCCCCTCCCCCCGGAGATCGCTGGCCGGCGCACCGCGCTGGCTGCGCGACCTTGCCGTGGCGATGCTGGAGAAGGACCCGCGGCGGCGGCCACCGGACGGACGCGCCGCCCTCCAGCGCCTGCGCGCCCGGAGGCGGACGCCGCTCTGGCGGCGTGCGGTGCGCAGCGCGGTGCGGCGTCCTGCGCTGCGTGCAGGGCTCGCCTCCGCAGCTGCGGCGGCGCTGCTCGCTCTCGCCCTTTTCCCCGTCCGGGTCGGCGTTTTCGGCACGACGATCGCGGGACGCAGCCTCCTCGGCATACCGGTGTGGCGCACCGACGCGCCCTGGAACCTGGGCCGCTGGGACGTTCCGCTCGATCCGCGGGGGCCGTGGTCCCGCTATCACCTGCTGGGGCTCGCCCAGCCGAAGCACGGACCATACCAGCGTTTCCCGCCGGAGTTTCCCCGCGGTCTGCTGCGGGTCGACCTGTTGACGGGACGTCTCGACGATCCGGGCATCCCGAGGCGGCTCGACGTCTGGCGCAGGGGGAATCCGCACGGCTTTCCGTTCGTCAGTCCCGTGATGCAGGTGATCGGCGTCGCGCGCCTTCCGGTGGGGGTCGCGGACGAGCCGACCGGAATCCTGGCGGCCTGGCGGCACGCCCGGCACTACCCGTTCGCCGTCGAGCTGATGCACGACGATGGCGAGACCGTCCTCTCGTTCGCGCATCCCGGGCACCTCGGGATTTCGGAGGGGTCGCACGAAAGGCCGCTGGTGCTGAAGGGCGATCCGCCGCTGCTGATCTTCTTCGGAATCAATAACCTTCTCGGCTCGCGCTCCGTCGTCTTCGCGATCGATCCGACGA
This is a stretch of genomic DNA from Acidobacteriota bacterium. It encodes these proteins:
- a CDS encoding sodium:proton antiporter codes for the protein MSVELAIVAALLLASIVGMAARRFRLPYTVSLVFVGLAFAVARDHFFPEFDPGLHLTPELLFTILLPALVFEAAFHLELRHFIETWRTVLMLAVPGVAVGTLLTFGLTWLVLSGLGSTQPWQLLLVAATILAATDPVGVLAMLREVKAPKRLAVIMEGESLLNDGIAIVAFGVVMTALGLDPHHGTITFGWILSFLTWEIFGAVLIGGALGLGLSWLTSKIDDHLIEITLTTISAFGSFLLAEQAHASGIIACLVAGILSGNVGATYGMSASTRVAVVSFWEYAAFVANSIIFLLVGLETAPWRLFRIAGPVIVVWLAMLIARALFISISLPIMEKVHFLTRRGLISILSWGGLRGGVAIVLALSVTREWEYRQQLIDLVFGAVLMTILVQAPTTPLVLRLFGIGRERGMREEAVMLRTRLRALAEAERYLERQHEAGAV
- a CDS encoding serine/threonine protein kinase — protein: MVDPTQDRDRPNSASEPTQSVSPGSAIPILPLRRGTLFAERYRVLRKIGSGGTAEVHEVFDRVAGERRALKVLFPRPDDDGTGLERLRRELRAMHALRHPGIPRVFDIGEHGGLIYLVMELLRGESLRERLKQRNRLPVQEAVRILDGILDVLAAAHAEGIVHRDIKPENVFLVREPSGGERVAVLDFGLARRPGDLRMTATGTFLGTPAYASPEQARGEEPTPASDIYSAGVVLWRMLAGSTPFRGSSDVETLTAHVQQPLPSPRRSLAGAPRWLRDLAVAMLEKDPRRRPPDGRAALQRLRARRRTPLWRRAVRSAVRRPALRAGLASAAAAALLALALFPVRVGVFGTTIAGRSLLGIPVWRTDAPWNLGRWDVPLDPRGPWSRYHLLGLAQPKHGPYQRFPPEFPRGLLRVDLLTGRLDDPGIPRRLDVWRRGNPHGFPFVSPVMQVIGVARLPVGVADEPTGILAAWRHARHYPFAVELMHDDGETVLSFAHPGHLGISEGSHERPLVLKGDPPLLIFFGINNLLGSRSVVFAIDPTKPGAPAFPPFTTTMLVAPGRRAEYYTPLSRQGMLGPRLEDGALVVPFGERRMLRLDARTGVPLDPEDRGGLSASAWAFRRQELMRLLERAALARTLGDIRAAAAALEAYASGAEPARALAGVALARAAELRRESDDLRQGLRDAREAKRLEPLMPGHMLLEIDLLARLGAGRKEIDPLIERLVENGYADQLATAGFAYLLGGRTGKALAIFEHVDEGATGHTDWNAGLVAASAYLHDAEPERARVVIHDRSTYFARIDGRDPTFDFLAALAAVISDPPRPQEAAERLAPHTTGFGGGAMAPIVPLRALLAAWGAGPPVSDAAVDDALERQELEAKRSLRSLYWLAWARALAARAALEKGDRARFRRLAEQLDGSRGLGPWTERLLPGLRPTAATRRSPGKPDPFDG